In Malus sylvestris chromosome 15, drMalSylv7.2, whole genome shotgun sequence, a single genomic region encodes these proteins:
- the LOC126602736 gene encoding ras-related protein RABC1-like produces MESAVVSNQAAEFDYLFKLLMIGDSGVGKSSLLLSFTSDSFEDLSPTIGVDFKVKYVTLGGKKLKLAIWDTAGQERFRTLTSSYYRGAQGIIMVYDVTRQETFTNLCDVWAKEIELYSTNQDCIKMLVGNKVDKESDRVVTKKEGINFARESGCLFIECSAKTRVNVQQCFEELVLKILDTPSLLAEGSKGVKKNNIFKEKPPQADASTSGCC; encoded by the exons atggagtcGGCGGTGGTTTCGAATCAAGCGGCGGAGTTCGATTACTTGTTCAAACTCTTGATGATCGGCGACTCAGGCGTCGGCAAGAGCAGTCTTCTCCTCAGCTTCACCTCCGATTCCTTCGAAGACCTTTCGCCTACCATCG GTGTTGATTTTAAGGTCAAATATGTTACTCTCGGAGGCAAAAAACTCAAGCTTGCAATTTGGGATACAG CTGGTCAGGAGAGATTTAGAACTTTGACAAGTTCATATTACAGAGGTGCACAAGGAATCATTATGG TTTATGATGTAACAAGGCAAGAAACATTTACAAACCTTTGTGATGTATGGGCAAAAGAAATAGAACTCTACTCAACAAATCAAGACTGCATCAAGATGCTTGTTGGGAACAAAGTTGATAAG GAAAGTGACAGGGTTGTAACAAAGAAAGAGGGAATAAATTTCGCCAGGGAATCTGGGTGCCTCTTTATTGAATGCAGTGCTAAAACTCGAGTTAATGTTCAGCAGTGCTTTGAAGAGCTTGTTTTAAAG ATTCTGGATACTCCCAGTCTCTTAGCCGAGGGGTCTAAAGGGGTGAAGAAGAATAACATCTTTAAGGAGAAACCGCCGCAGGCCGATGCATCGACAAGCGGATGTTGCTGA